A region from the Pontixanthobacter aestiaquae genome encodes:
- a CDS encoding recombinase family protein, producing the protein MTSDTKTMRCAVYTRKSTEEGLDKAFNSLDAQREACEAYILSQQHEGWKALPDLYDDGGFSGGSMERPALCQLLDDVKAGKIDVVVVYKIDRLTRALADFAKIVDVLDQADASFVSVTQAFSTTTSMGRLTLNVLLSFAQFEREVGAERIRDKIAASKAKGMWMGGGVPLGYEAKDRKLQVVPDEAATVCAIMERYLASDSIRTLVEELRDDGYVSKRRVMKDGSVRGGVPFKRGALAYMLSNRIYVGEVVHKDNVYPGEHDAIVSRELFDAVQTKLADRTASNDGTVRRRMSLLAGMIRDDLDRPMSPCHTRNHGRRYSYYASNMNDIASSPALRLPAGELELSVRNTVAAWLRNGDRVRELAAGRSAKDIERLFECCSGLATRLVAAPIAEARTLLEQLALQVSVTSKGASASFELAVLGSMAGLTDIPEKRISITIPTSQSNYGHEPRLRLEPAESGSISRDERLVELVARAFAAREQLLGLDQHQLDALPVTKLRHLQRTARVSYLDPAIIRAILGGTQPSRLSARSIWRMSDLPLDWAGQRQALGVNAAQS; encoded by the coding sequence ATGACTAGCGATACGAAGACGATGCGCTGCGCGGTCTATACGCGCAAGTCCACCGAAGAGGGTCTCGATAAGGCGTTCAACAGTCTCGATGCCCAGCGCGAAGCTTGCGAGGCCTATATCCTGTCGCAGCAGCATGAGGGCTGGAAGGCGCTGCCCGATCTTTATGATGATGGCGGGTTCTCAGGCGGGAGCATGGAACGCCCTGCTCTGTGCCAGCTACTCGACGATGTAAAGGCGGGCAAAATCGATGTGGTGGTCGTCTATAAGATTGACCGGCTAACGCGGGCGCTCGCTGACTTCGCAAAGATCGTCGATGTACTTGATCAAGCCGATGCCTCCTTTGTCAGTGTCACGCAGGCGTTCTCGACCACCACTTCGATGGGACGCCTGACCCTCAATGTTCTGCTCTCTTTCGCGCAGTTCGAGCGCGAGGTCGGAGCCGAACGCATTCGGGACAAGATCGCCGCCAGCAAGGCCAAGGGCATGTGGATGGGCGGCGGGGTTCCGCTTGGTTACGAGGCGAAGGATCGCAAGCTTCAGGTCGTCCCAGATGAAGCAGCGACAGTTTGCGCGATCATGGAGCGGTATCTCGCGAGCGATTCCATACGCACGCTCGTGGAAGAACTTCGCGACGACGGATACGTCAGCAAGCGTCGAGTGATGAAGGACGGGTCGGTTCGAGGCGGCGTGCCATTTAAGCGCGGCGCGCTAGCTTACATGCTGTCGAACCGTATCTACGTTGGCGAGGTGGTCCATAAGGATAACGTCTATCCCGGCGAACATGATGCGATCGTCAGTCGCGAACTTTTTGACGCCGTCCAAACTAAGCTAGCGGACCGAACTGCGAGCAACGATGGCACAGTGCGTAGGCGCATGTCGCTGCTCGCAGGGATGATCCGCGATGACCTTGATCGCCCAATGTCGCCTTGCCACACTCGTAATCATGGGCGGCGCTATTCCTATTACGCTTCCAATATGAACGACATTGCTTCCAGCCCTGCCCTGCGGCTGCCTGCCGGTGAGCTTGAACTATCGGTCAGGAACACTGTTGCCGCATGGCTGCGCAATGGAGATCGGGTACGCGAGTTGGCGGCAGGACGAAGTGCCAAAGACATTGAGCGCCTGTTCGAGTGCTGTTCGGGTCTGGCGACACGCCTTGTCGCCGCGCCGATTGCAGAGGCTCGAACCTTGCTGGAGCAACTTGCACTACAGGTGTCGGTTACATCCAAAGGTGCCAGCGCGTCTTTTGAACTGGCTGTGCTGGGTTCGATGGCGGGGCTAACGGATATCCCAGAAAAACGCATCAGCATCACCATTCCAACCAGTCAGTCTAATTATGGCCACGAACCTCGGCTGCGATTGGAACCGGCTGAATCCGGTTCAATCTCTCGCGATGAGCGGCTCGTTGAACTGGTCGCACGCGCGTTTGCGGCGCGGGAGCAACTGCTTGGTCTCGACCAACATCAACTTGACGCTCTGCCGGTAACCAAGCTTCGTCATCTCCAGCGAACTGCGCGAGTAAGTTATCTTGACCCGGCAATCATCCGAGCCATACTCGGTGGAACGCAGCCATCGCGGCTTAGTGCCCGTTCCATATGGCGAATGAGCGACTTACCGCTCGACTGGGCCGGTCAGCGCCAGGCGCTTGGGGTCAACGCCGCACAATCATAA
- the folK gene encoding 2-amino-4-hydroxy-6-hydroxymethyldihydropteridine diphosphokinase, protein MRRHLKRRYSAQTYLIALGSNIRHPLHGLPRGVVGAAIDVLGELGVVRVQSTIIDSAPLGPSSRIYANAALILESELGPDQLLALLKHTERGFGARRGGRWQARVLDLDIVLWGGGIWVSESLGVPHAEFRKRDFVLGPAAEIAPHWRDPVTSLSLRQLFARLTKPRPITR, encoded by the coding sequence ATGCGAAGACATCTGAAGCGGCGCTATTCGGCGCAGACATATCTGATCGCGCTCGGTTCCAATATCCGCCATCCGCTTCACGGCCTTCCGCGCGGCGTGGTTGGAGCGGCGATCGATGTACTCGGAGAACTAGGCGTAGTGCGCGTACAATCGACGATCATCGACAGCGCGCCTCTCGGCCCATCCAGCCGAATTTACGCCAATGCTGCGTTGATTCTCGAAAGCGAACTTGGCCCCGATCAATTGCTAGCACTGCTAAAGCATACGGAACGCGGCTTCGGCGCGCGCCGCGGGGGGCGCTGGCAAGCGCGCGTTCTGGATTTAGACATTGTCCTGTGGGGCGGGGGTATCTGGGTCTCCGAATCGCTTGGGGTCCCCCATGCCGAGTTTCGCAAAAGAGACTTCGTTTTGGGTCCCGCAGCAGAGATAGCCCCCCACTGGCGCGATCCGGTGACATCTTTATCGCTCAGACAGCTATTTGCCCGCTTGACCAAGCCGCGCCCCATCACTAGGTGA
- the aguB gene encoding N-carbamoylputrescine amidase — MTEVTVAALQLALGSDDEAENINAAAQLVEHAAEKGAQIILPPELFSGPYFCREEDEALFALARPTLEHPSVIAMRKLAKTLKVAIPTSFFERDGHHYYNTVAMVGADGEVIGTYRKSHIPDGPGYEEKFYFRPGNDGFKVWDVFGARIGVGICWDQWYPEAARAMALQGAELLFYPTAIGSEPYDEDLDTSRMWRRAMQGHAVSNCMPVIAANRVGKEGGQSFYGHSFIANEWGDLVCEFGAEEDGVLVSTFDLAIAAKHRAGMGFFRDRRPQLYGRLCEDI; from the coding sequence ATGACCGAAGTTACTGTTGCCGCACTCCAACTTGCGCTCGGCTCGGATGACGAGGCCGAGAATATCAATGCGGCCGCGCAGCTGGTCGAGCATGCGGCGGAGAAGGGCGCACAAATCATTCTGCCGCCCGAATTGTTTTCCGGCCCTTATTTCTGCCGCGAGGAAGACGAGGCGCTTTTCGCGCTCGCAAGGCCCACGCTGGAACACCCTTCGGTCATCGCAATGCGCAAGCTCGCAAAGACGTTGAAGGTCGCGATCCCGACCAGCTTTTTCGAACGTGACGGACACCATTATTACAACACCGTCGCCATGGTTGGCGCGGATGGCGAAGTGATCGGCACATACCGCAAAAGCCATATCCCGGACGGGCCGGGTTATGAGGAAAAATTCTATTTCCGCCCGGGCAATGACGGTTTCAAAGTGTGGGATGTGTTCGGTGCGCGGATCGGCGTCGGCATTTGCTGGGACCAATGGTATCCCGAGGCGGCACGAGCGATGGCGCTGCAAGGTGCAGAGCTACTATTCTATCCCACAGCGATTGGCTCCGAGCCTTATGACGAAGACCTCGACACGAGCCGTATGTGGCGCCGCGCGATGCAAGGTCATGCGGTTTCCAACTGTATGCCGGTGATCGCCGCCAATCGTGTTGGAAAAGAAGGTGGTCAGTCCTTCTACGGCCACAGCTTCATCGCCAATGAATGGGGTGATCTGGTGTGCGAATTCGGCGCGGAGGAAGACGGCGTACTCGTCTCGACATTCGATCTCGCCATTGCCGCCAAGCACCGCGCAGGCATGGGCTTCTTCCGCGACCGCAGACCGCAGCTATACGGCAGACTATGCGAAGACATCTGA
- a CDS encoding SIMPL domain-containing protein yields MNKQILIPLCVLSLTACGDPPYDPRGVDSDETLLSVSATGEAETRPDEARFQAGVESFARDAKAATGANAEAVQKLVTALKSAGVPEKDIQTRAVGIRRIDWGPKKGQYQANNIVTVVVRDIDRAGDAVTAASEAGANIMSGPDLRMSNPEAAANTAYGNAFKAARARAEAYAAAANMEISRVLTIRDGGGSQGGRYLPGAPRPVSRAVYADAVMHEAAEESGTIMPGQTTSSVSVQVDFALVPK; encoded by the coding sequence GTGAACAAACAGATTCTTATTCCGCTTTGCGTGTTGTCGCTGACTGCGTGTGGTGATCCGCCATACGATCCGCGCGGGGTCGATAGCGATGAAACATTATTGTCGGTAAGCGCGACCGGAGAGGCTGAAACCAGACCCGATGAAGCGCGCTTTCAAGCCGGGGTGGAGAGTTTTGCGCGCGATGCCAAAGCTGCCACCGGCGCCAACGCGGAGGCGGTGCAAAAGCTGGTCACCGCGTTGAAATCGGCTGGCGTGCCCGAAAAGGATATCCAGACCCGTGCCGTCGGTATCCGGCGGATCGATTGGGGCCCCAAGAAGGGCCAGTATCAAGCGAACAATATCGTGACCGTGGTCGTGCGCGATATCGACCGGGCGGGTGATGCAGTGACCGCAGCGAGTGAAGCAGGCGCAAATATCATGAGCGGCCCCGATCTGCGCATGTCCAATCCGGAAGCTGCAGCCAACACGGCTTACGGGAATGCCTTCAAGGCAGCACGGGCCCGGGCAGAGGCATACGCTGCGGCTGCCAATATGGAAATCAGCCGCGTACTCACCATTCGTGATGGCGGTGGCAGCCAGGGTGGCCGCTATCTGCCGGGAGCACCGCGGCCTGTATCCCGAGCGGTTTACGCCGATGCCGTGATGCATGAAGCGGCCGAGGAAAGCGGAACCATCATGCCGGGCCAAACCACCAGCAGCGTGTCGGTTCAGGTGGACTTCGCTCTCGTGCCGAAATAA
- a CDS encoding class I SAM-dependent methyltransferase has product MRSIFAATAAVAALAIGAPAIADDHGEMASLAEVLASDHRADDRARDQYRNPAETLAFFQIEPTMTVAEYGPGGGWYTRVLAPYVMPKGKYIAFNQDSDGREYRTRAQEARAKGWTESFKSGLAEAMDMEADDITAFETDEMPEDVAGTVDRVVIFRSMHGLNIGNSADAVLKAARTMLKDDGMVGVVQHRAPEGASYDDYGARQRGYMRKQDVVAIFEANGFELTAESEINANPKDPANWERGVWTLPPVLGTGADDPRRSEYQAIGESDRMTLLFKKAK; this is encoded by the coding sequence ATGCGTTCTATTTTTGCTGCTACTGCCGCAGTTGCTGCCTTGGCGATCGGGGCGCCCGCAATTGCGGATGATCACGGCGAGATGGCCTCGCTTGCAGAGGTTCTGGCATCCGATCACCGCGCGGATGACCGTGCCCGCGATCAATATCGTAACCCGGCTGAAACGCTGGCCTTCTTCCAGATCGAGCCGACGATGACGGTCGCTGAATATGGCCCCGGTGGCGGTTGGTATACGCGCGTCCTTGCACCTTATGTGATGCCAAAGGGCAAATATATTGCGTTCAATCAGGATAGCGACGGCCGTGAATATCGCACGCGTGCGCAGGAAGCACGTGCGAAAGGTTGGACAGAGAGTTTCAAAAGCGGGCTTGCCGAAGCGATGGATATGGAAGCGGATGACATTACCGCCTTCGAAACTGACGAAATGCCCGAAGATGTGGCCGGCACAGTCGACCGCGTGGTTATTTTCCGGTCAATGCACGGGTTGAATATAGGCAATAGCGCTGACGCAGTGCTTAAAGCTGCTCGCACGATGCTCAAGGATGACGGCATGGTTGGCGTTGTCCAGCACCGTGCCCCAGAAGGCGCAAGCTACGATGATTACGGCGCGCGCCAGCGCGGCTATATGCGCAAGCAGGATGTTGTCGCGATTTTCGAAGCCAACGGTTTTGAACTGACTGCCGAGAGCGAAATCAATGCCAATCCGAAAGATCCCGCCAATTGGGAACGCGGCGTATGGACTCTGCCACCGGTCCTCGGCACCGGAGCAGATGATCCGCGGCGCAGCGAATATCAGGCCATTGGCGAAAGTGACCGGATGACGCTGCTGTTCAAAAAGGCGAAGTAA
- the msrA gene encoding peptide-methionine (S)-S-oxide reductase MsrA — translation MADTQQAIIAGGCFWCTEAVFRDVIGVSEVESGYIGGNVSNPTYKQVCTGTTGHAEGIRVTFDPDVISLPEIFDVFLGTHDPTQLNRQGGDVGTQYRSAIFPLTEDQRSEAEAAIARWNSEHPGTAVTTVEDATQWYPAEDYHQEYWEGEGKSNPYCLAVIPPKIMKLRKSFQDKVKS, via the coding sequence ATGGCGGATACACAACAGGCAATCATTGCAGGCGGATGTTTCTGGTGCACAGAAGCGGTGTTCCGTGATGTGATCGGCGTGAGCGAAGTCGAAAGCGGCTATATCGGCGGCAATGTCAGCAACCCGACTTACAAACAGGTCTGCACCGGCACGACTGGCCATGCCGAAGGCATTCGCGTGACATTCGATCCGGATGTGATTTCACTGCCGGAAATTTTCGATGTGTTCCTTGGCACGCATGATCCAACCCAGCTGAACCGCCAGGGCGGCGACGTCGGCACCCAATATCGCAGCGCGATCTTCCCTCTGACGGAGGATCAACGCAGCGAGGCGGAAGCGGCAATTGCACGCTGGAACTCGGAGCATCCGGGGACTGCGGTGACCACTGTCGAGGATGCCACACAATGGTATCCGGCGGAGGATTACCATCAGGAATATTGGGAAGGCGAAGGCAAGAGCAACCCCTATTGCCTCGCGGTCATTCCGCCGAAGATCATGAAACTGCGCAAAAGCTTTCAGGACAAGGTGAAAAGCTGA